From Branchiostoma lanceolatum isolate klBraLanc5 chromosome 16, klBraLanc5.hap2, whole genome shotgun sequence:
taaacccaactctaaatgactccgaacgttagcatatgaaccgatgaacccttttcagaaaaaaaagttaaccagaatagtaaatttgtccAGATAGTGAGACCACTAAACCGCCCCTCAGATAGGCCATGTACGGGGCCTACACCTATGCAGGGCaccaaagtgcaaagttggcgataTCTCAACAACCATTCGGATTTCTGAGCTAAGatttggtacaaatctccagcttgacttgttttattgattgaatgaaaaaaaagtcaagttcaagttttcttaaccttgtccaATGAAACCGAATGTCCAGGCGACTCTAAGTGAATGTGTTTCGAAACTTCAGAAGAGGTTGTGCTCGGACGCTTGTGTTCGTTGAAACGGGTTTTCAGTGAGCGTTCAGTCTCTCCAATGTACGTTTCTTTACACTGGCCTCTAATGTTTTGACCTTGACAAGGAATGAAGTACACAACTCCGCACTTGTCCTCCCTAGGTGTTTTATCCTTAGGCGCTACTAGGGCATTTCGAAGTGTTTTTGCTGGCTTAAAACAGGTCTTTATGCCATGTGATGTGAAAATGCGTCTAAGTCCTTCAGACACCCCTTTCGTGTAGGGCAAAGTGACGAATCCCCAGAATCTTAACCTTGTCCAATGAAACCATTCGGTTTCATTGGACAAGGTTAAGATTCTGGACACAGAATCAGAATTTTTTGCgagagggattaaggagtccatctacatccgggcattacaaccatccctcaacagagacggagggcgccatagactttctgcaacctatgatccactgctctccgagtcacgtgtctcatctgcataacgtgacgtcacagaagcagtggattgctcactccttgacaaagactggagctgatcagtcgaaaatttgggtaagtccaatttttgtgttggcatttacagtttaaactccattcagaatgacttctaccaacacagatgaactttcaagtgaacaacCATCTGTTTTAACTACAAAATCTAACTACACCAAACACAAACCCACAAAAAATAACATGCTACTTATGCACATACAACAAAACATTCTATAAACCATGAACATTTCACAGAGGATTGAGGTCTCAGAACTCTTGTTTTCCTCTTTTTATGCGCTTTTCATATTCTGTCTTCCTTTGAAAGAATCGCCCTTACTTCTCGATTTGATGAATGTTCCGAAGGTATGGATTCCGAAGTTCTTCACCTCTCGTTTCAGTTCGATTCAACTTTTATCATTGAATTCTATTGTCTTAGCTCAGAGCGTCTCTTTTGATTTGTTATTATAAATTCAAAACTATTCAGAACTTTGCACAACTAAAATATAACATTATCACCTGGCCAATGGTCATGTATAAGCCATGCGGACCATACATTGTTCACATCTACATTGAAAGAGGCATCCAGGATGCAAAAGGCAACAAAGAGACAAACATTAATCAAGAGTCAATTACTGGCTTGACAGCTGATTAACAGGCCTGCACAAAACATTTTGGTTGACGGCACTCCAACACCCCACCCCACACCATGGTGGCTCCAAGCTCTTACAGCTCACAAATTATCGAGGCATTGCTTTCTCTCGCTATGACCGTACCAAGGTACAGCAGATGATACCGAGTGCAAGTCCAACTATGAATCCAACGGCAGCGCCAATACCACCACCTAAAAACAAGGGGATggtgaaaacatacattttagcCCCTCTCGAAAAACACAAGCCCGAAGAGCAAGCAAAAGACAATGAATCTTTTACCCTTTTCAAAGACAGCATGCAGATTATCGACATTTGTCAGATGAAACAGACTACGCATATTGTAGCGTACTATATAAGATGAATTTTCGCGCAATAAAATGACTACAGGCATGCACCCAAACTTTCCCCATGCCGTCGCCACGTATTAGCTAGTCAAGTTTGATCATTAGGCCATACTTGTttgatatatggatgacattctctagACACCCcgaaactgatgcaagcgtgcaaaGAAAAGAGGTTGAAAAAAAACTGCCTTCATAATGAAATTTTAGTGGTCAGTGAACAattgactgaacacacagaaaatggactaccaaacaaaaattatttcacattttcttctttgactttgaaattttgatatcattctTTTGCAGTCAACGGCATATTCTTACTCATATTGCAgtttctttgcatgatttacatcaTGACcgtaattttgcctttttttgtaaacggacgaaaattgatgaataTGCTGATGTCATAATCAGTTTAGTGTATAATTCGTTCCAATACAGGATTTACGATGCCTGTAACGTTATGATTAATACAGACTAACGCGCtaaaaaaataaatgtacaaatgtGAAAGCACCCACCTGCCGCGACTGATAAAGTGTGGCTCCAAAAGCTGCTGTAGCCTTTCTTTGCTCTCTCAAACTCTTCTGAGGACCAGTCAAACTCCCCACAGGTGGGGAatcccgggggtggggggttcaTTTGTCCGTCCGTCCCCTCTCTGATCATCATAGCCATCCCCTCCACCTGGTGAATCTCAATGTGACAGTGCACGAACCACCAGCCTACAACAACATAAGCGAACCGTTTTACATTCCGTAAGATATTCTGTACCAGTAATGGATTTTTAAAGAAGGTTCTGATTCCGAGTGAAAGCCATTTCTTAAAAATTAAAATAGATATCATCAAAagattgatgaaaattcaaaagaaGTGCTGCGAGATATGAAATATAATATAGTATTACATTTAGCTCTGCTAAGAGAAATATCACAGTGCAATATACCAACCAGAAAATTAAGAACACGTTACATTAACATGTTAGGtcctttttctttattttaaaGCTAAAAATCTGTAGGGACAAATTTCACATTAGCCCTCCTAGGTTCAGCCACGGTAAACACTTAATAAAATCTTTCATGAAAAAGTACAAACACGTTTATCCAACCTGGGGTATCCGCCGTGAACCTGATAGGAACTATGGAGAAAGCTGTGTACGCGTACCGTTAATCCAAGTGGGTAATTAAACTCAGTGAATCTTTACAAGCCAATGAAGAGAGCTGGGTACGTTAAAGTCACCTGGGTTATCCGCCGTGAACCTGACGACCACGTACCCTCCCACAGGCACGATCACCGTGTCCTTCTGTGGCGGGTCCAGCAGGTTCAGTCCCGGCTTGTTCCCGCCCTCCCACGCCTGGTCCAACCATCGCTTCATGTTACACCTGTCCGACGTGCCACAGTCGATGTCGGGGTTCTGGCTTTTGTATCGGCCATTGCTCTCGTACTCCGGGAACCCCATGTCTAACACGTAGAAGTGATGTCCGTGGATATGGACGGGGTGGGCTGTACCGGCAAGACCTGCGCCTGATaataatgaagaagaaaaatccgTTTGCCATTTTGAAGTTGTTAGTAATCCCTTTTCTTGCCCCATTTTTTTATATGCATAGCCCCACTactcagcttagcagctgggctgtcagttattacTCGACAGGACGCTGTCCCACAGCACTAGGGGTGTTATTGGGTTGGCCGACTAGCACCCGacggggctgaatcgcaagggtctgtaggcTGCCATTTTGGTGCCAAGGTGGCCTCAATGCGACAATTGCCCGATTGCGGCCATTGAACTGTATGGTTATGAACCActaacaccgggaaggacccctacttttttcgataaatgtggtgggatctttaacgtgctcgaggtgtggctctcctcaaacacgggacatccatttaacgtcctatccgagggacgtccctaaccgaagctaagtactcatctacacctgagtgaagtgaggaaagtcgtgtaaagtgtctttccctaGGGCACAACACCGGGGCATATCGGTagtttcgaacctgggacccctcggttgtgggcgaaacaccctacggattgcgccacacgatgccacatttAAGTTTAAACCACACTAAGTCTTGTATTGTGGTTTAAACTGAAAATTAGCTGCCAGTGGTGTGAACCTTAGATTGAGAGTTACTCGGAAGGATTCATTCCCCTAGACGTGATGATAACCTACGTTTTCCTTGTTTGAGGAGGACCGCACTTTAAGCATGCTAAAGATCACAACATATCTTTCGAAAAAAAACACCAAGCAGCTAAAGTATAAAGCTGCTGTGTTATCTGAATAACTTGTACATGTGTCACTCAGCACAACCTGCTACAGATAATAGATATATTTAATCTGGGAGCATGTTTCTTCATTCAGGTTTTCTGAAATGCCGTGTAACAAAAAGCAGGCCTACCGGAACCCATGTTATAGAGGACCATCTGCACGACGTTGCCTGGGGTAATGGTCACGTGATAGCTGCAGTCACAGTACTTCTCTCCGCCGCAAAGCTCGTCGGTACATGGCATCAGACCTTCATCGCCTGTGACCTGAAGGAAGTAACGAGAGAACGCTTTGCTGGGGTATTTATTAATTAAAAAACTACCCGGCTTAGTCGTGAGATCTATAGTTTGGTGACGACACCTTCTGCATGAATGTATTCTTCTAATACGTTATCGTGACATGTTAAATATCAATTTTCGCATAAGAGCATGATGACCCCCACAAAAAGGCTGGTTCATCTACTTTGCTGATCTGACTGTGAACCAGAAGGCCTAGGTACAAGTTCTTGTAAACGAAATGAGAAACCTTTCCATGGAGAAgcgtgttttttattttattttaaatcAATGACCAGGTAAAtttgttaaaaatcatttcGCAACGCAAACAGCTCTTTCACTAACCTGTGGAGGTGAAGACGGCGGGACAAACCGATGACCGTTGACAGATGACCTCTGACCGGGGTTCTTATCTGACCCCGCAAAGTGGAAGTTGATGATATGTTCCTCAAACTTGTCCGCAGACTCCGGCAGGGGGACGGACTGGTTAACGGGAGAGCGGAGCTCGTGCACCGGCAGGCATTCTATGGATGCGTCCCCGTATTGTCTATTGGTGTGGTAATGATGATATTAGAGCATCAAGTGCATTTTGACCCACAAAAACGTACATCATACTTAATGAATACTCTCGGGCCTTTAATACCCTGTTACTTTCATCATTTGTGACACATGACTGTAGTAGTGGGTCAAATTAAAGGTGCACGGAAGTTTGTAACGCCCCCCATCCGGCTGGGATTCCATTCAACAACGATTAGAGTGCAATGTCCAGATTTGTTTCATCTACAGCACAATAAAGGTAAGCAAAGATTTGTTCTGTTTGAATCCTACATGATTAAACTTAACCAATGTTCAATATTAAGTTGTAATGATTTCTGAATGCCCAATAGCAATCACTGTTAGAAATGTGACATAATCGTAACCACGGCCCATCTGAAGAGGTGGCTGACTACAGTACCGGTGTTGTATTTGTAGGCATTTTTCTTTACCTGTATTCTTATCTGAATGGACAGTTTTCGACCGTAGAGCGTTGTTTTTACTCGTGCGTATGTTTCCCTGTTTCtcagtttgttttctttcttaaatAGTGGATGTATCAGAACAAACGGTTGACAATGGTAGAGGCGTTTCTTTctacgtgtacgtgtgtgtttgGCAGTCTGTGTTTATGCGTTACTACCTGAAGGGACAGTTGACGACGGTACAGTTGTCATTATCATCTGTGCAGGATTTCCGCTGCGAGGTCGGCTCTACGTCAGGAGCCTCTTCATAGTGTAGTATAGCCTCGGTATGGTGCTGCCTGGTCACCGCCTGGAGAACGGTTCGACCATGTGTGAGGTGTATCGTTATGAAACAGTAGTCACCTCCCTAAATAAGAGTAGCTATGGGTTATAAGTAACAGTGCCTAAAGGAAGTTGCAGGAATGCTGCAGAACGTCTACCAAGACGAAAAGATCCGAAGAAACTAATGACCCCAGGAAGAATGCTAACGgtcaactactctccaagctgaggttcGGATCCAGCTAGTTTTTGAGGCGTTTTAGGCGTTTtcgtaaggctttctatttcatCCCGTTTTCCCTGGCGGGCATAAAGAAAACGCTACAAAAGAAAAAGCCCTACAGGaatgcctaaaacacgtcaaaactaGCCGGAGCCAAACCTTCAATAGAGATAttatagaaaataaaatttGTAACTTACGAAATTTTCTAGAATAAGGGCTTCCATTAGACAAGTTTTTAGAATGTCAAATTGGTCAATCGGTAGGATTTGTTCATAAGATTAACTACTAACAAAGAGATATCAAATTCTGGAAAGCAACATTTTTTATTCACAGGCAAGACATAAAATGTATATGCGGTTGCAGCAGGCATTTCGGGGACCGTCTTTctccttcctcagggcaatactgacttgcTATATTTTGCAGTAAGACCTAGCTGCCGTGTGAAGTAGAGCAAGTCAATATTTCCATAAGGAAGTGACAGggggtcaccaaaacgtcggctgTGATTGTATACATGTCTTGGAATAAAGAACCTATGTATCCGGTGATTATCCAGCCTTTAAAAAAGTTCTTGCACGAAAGATAAACGCGCAAACCTAGAGCCAGGTACGTGACTTACGTTACCGTCTTCATGCAGTTCAATGGTGTCTGCACGGATCCAGTAGTTCCCGGCAGGCTGGTTTGTTGTGATGTAAAAATCGTACCTCTCGCCTGTGTTAATGATGAACGATTCCGCTCTCTGCTCACGGATCCTGTTATTAAAGAATAGGTGAAGGTCGttgtaccgtcacacaccatgcctgtcacgttctatgctttcccaggcacagaacgtgacacagcccgaccgtcacagactgtgcccggaattgctgtcaatcactgtgactgacggggcagtgatgcccgcgtttccatataaggcagcgtgtttttgtttaccgcagcccccccccccgtcatctttgttttttggggcgctgaggtaaggaggaacagcgtaattctcgctctgtaaaataattgaataacttagacctagaattgaagtggaacaaaaagacagtgtctataacagatgctaaaaaaaaaaaaaaatttgtaagactaaatatattctatcctaggaaaccagatctagactaggatcgggccacttgccgattacttcgacgtcccgaggcagtcagctcgctcgatctaaatcaatgctacgggaagttgtagccccgggcactgtccaggcacggttcgtgacagtgccggagtgtcacaaactgtgcttttgccccaggcacggtttgtgacactcaggcactgtcacaatccgtgcctgggcacagtttgtgacagtgcccgagtgtcacaaaccgtgcctggggcaaaagcacggtttgtgacactccggcactgtcacgaaccgtgcctcaggacacagtcgtgaatggcagggttcgggacggatttctgttgtagaaattcgtgatgagacgtccgtctgtttgtgccacatcaactctaagtccaaatcatccaagacaagcgcgcAATGgatttcaatgagcgagaattacgctgattctttctcatcccagcgccccgaaaaaaacaaagatggcgggctgcagggaaaaaaacgggttgggcagactcctccccctcaaaagactaagctccgcccaaaagcacagtatgggataagaccccctgtgtgtcacgaactgtgctcggttgggcaccattcgtgacggtgtccgagtgtcacaaaccgtgcttttgtcccaggcacggtttgtgacacgcgggcactgtcacaaaccgtgcctaggcaccaaacgtgacaaagcaccaaacgtgacgcaac
This genomic window contains:
- the LOC136421841 gene encoding uncharacterized protein isoform X3 is translated as MSLGRAVVLCVLWCITAATQEAFVNSIPVPYPPRQDLYEFNWTVEHWETMFLYNKQREAGTPVIIDSLTGAYSKRTYNSGTKSCELADMTGEEIGQVTTADGYHRRTTLINKQFPGPTIIVWKGAQVAIHVTNKLIQEGVSIHWHGITQQNTPWMDGVGSVSQCPINPGEGFTYRFIASEGGTHWWHAHLGTFRTDGLYGALIVLEDDNSLEAPLPVFGEEFVMLVHDWQREDSQETYLRVEWEATRFSHGYGDISTCRTRLDQADGTDIGPVHFTSGLINGKGRSYDDNDNAENRFVPLEKFSVVGNKTYRFRVISAAMVFPFRVSVDQHELTLVATDGNMIREQRAESFIINTGERYDFYITTNQPAGNYWIRADTIELHEDGNAVTRQHHTEAILHYEEAPDVEPTSQRKSCTDDNDNCTVVNCPFRQYGDASIECLPVHELRSPVNQSVPLPESADKFEEHIINFHFAGSDKNPGQRSSVNGHRFVPPSSPPQVTGDEGLMPCTDELCGGEKYCDCSYHVTITPGNVVQMVLYNMGSGAGLAGTAHPVHIHGHHFYVLDMGFPEYESNGRYKSQNPDIDCGTSDRCNMKRWLDQAWEGGNKPGLNLLDPPQKDTVIVPVGGYVVVRFTADNPGWWFVHCHIEIHQVEGMAMMIREGTDGQMNPPPPGFPTCGEFDWSSEEFERAKKGYSSFWSHTLSVAAGGGIGAAVGFIVGLALGIICCTLVRS
- the LOC136421841 gene encoding uncharacterized protein isoform X5, whose amino-acid sequence is MFLYNKQREAGTPVIIDSLTGAYSKRTYNSGTKSCELADMTGEEIGQVTTADGYHRRTTLINKQFPGPTIIVWKGAQVAIHVTNKLIQEGVSIHWHGITQQNTPWMDGVGSVSQCPINPGEGFTYRFIASEGGTHWWHAHLGTFRTDGLYGALIVLEDDNSLEAPLPVFGEEFVMLVHDWQREDSQETYLRVEWEATRFSHGYGDISTCRTRLDQADGTDIGPVHFTSGLINGKGRSYDDNDNAENRFVPLEKFSVVGNKTYRFRVISAAMVFPFRVSVDQHELTLVATDGNMIREQRAESFIINTGERYDFYITTNQPAGNYWIRADTIELHEDGNAVTRQHHTEAILHYEEAPDVEPTSQRKSCTDDNDNCTVVNCPFRQYGDASIECLPVHELRSPVNQSVPLPESADKFEEHIINFHFAGSDKNPGQRSSVNGHRFVPPSSPPQVTGDEGLMPCTDELCGGEKYCDCSYHVTITPGNVVQMVLYNMGSGAGLAGTAHPVHIHGHHFYVLDMGFPEYESNGRYKSQNPDIDCGTSDRCNMKRWLDQAWEGGNKPGLNLLDPPQKDTVIVPVGGYVVVRFTADNPGWWFVHCHIEIHQVEGMAMMIREGTDGQMNPPPPGFPTCGEFDWSSEEFERAKKGYSSFWSHTLSVAAGGGIGAAVGFIVGLALGIICCTLVRS
- the LOC136421841 gene encoding uncharacterized protein isoform X4; the protein is MLTTFEKVEHWETMFLYNKQREAGTPVIIDSLTGAYSKRTYNSGTKSCELADMTGEEIGQVTTADGYHRRTTLINKQFPGPTIIVWKGAQVAIHVTNKLIQEGVSIHWHGITQQNTPWMDGVGSVSQCPINPGEGFTYRFIASEGGTHWWHAHLGTFRTDGLYGALIVLEDDNSLEAPLPVFGEEFVMLVHDWQREDSQETYLRVEWEATRFSHGYGDISTCRTRLDQADGTDIGPVHFTSGLINGKGRSYDDNDNAENRFVPLEKFSVVGNKTYRFRVISAAMVFPFRVSVDQHELTLVATDGNMIREQRAESFIINTGERYDFYITTNQPAGNYWIRADTIELHEDGNAVTRQHHTEAILHYEEAPDVEPTSQRKSCTDDNDNCTVVNCPFRQYGDASIECLPVHELRSPVNQSVPLPESADKFEEHIINFHFAGSDKNPGQRSSVNGHRFVPPSSPPQVTGDEGLMPCTDELCGGEKYCDCSYHVTITPGNVVQMVLYNMGSGAGLAGTAHPVHIHGHHFYVLDMGFPEYESNGRYKSQNPDIDCGTSDRCNMKRWLDQAWEGGNKPGLNLLDPPQKDTVIVPVGGYVVVRFTADNPGWWFVHCHIEIHQVEGMAMMIREGTDGQMNPPPPGFPTCGEFDWSSEEFERAKKGYSSFWSHTLSVAAGGGIGAAVGFIVGLALGIICCTLVRS